A region of Zeugodacus cucurbitae isolate PBARC_wt_2022May chromosome 5, idZeuCucr1.2, whole genome shotgun sequence DNA encodes the following proteins:
- the LOC105216255 gene encoding farnesol dehydrogenase-like: MERWVDKVAVVTGASSGIGWAIAQDLLKSGMIVIGLARRLQQMEDLKEQLDASIRERFYPRSCDMTVLPSVKSNFHWVEQRFHRLHVLVNNAGMVEMTKVLEEGNEAILKRVIDVNLMGTVNCTKQAYRLMQATMAQGEACHIITVNSLLGHTVPQHIPECGLNLYPVAKHALCTLDEVLRRELFPHKLMRLSSISPGLTRTDFGGAPTEDEKKKWEEMIEPDEILLPEDVARGVNFILASPPHVTIANLLMVPAREKY; encoded by the exons ATGGAACGCTGGGTGGACAAAGTCGCTGTAGTCACAGGCGCCAGTTCGGGCATTGGCTGGGCCATCGCGCAAGATCTACTCAAATCCGGTATGATCGTGATTGGCTTGGCGCGACGCCTACAGCAGATGGAGGATCTCAAGGAGCAGCTGGACGCAAGCATACGCGAGCGCTTCTATCCGCGCTCCTGCGACATGACAGTGCTGCCGTCGGTGAAGAGCAATTTTCATTGGGTGGAGCAGCGTTTCCATCGGCTGCATGTGCTTGTCAACAACGCCGGCATGGTGGAGATGACCAAGGTGCTGGAGGAGGGCAATGAGGCCATACTGAAGCGTGTCATCGATGTGAATCTCATGGGCACAGTGAATTGCACCAAGCAAGCGTACAGACTGATGCAGGCTACTATGGCGCAGGGTGAGGCGTGTCATATAATAACGGTGAATAGTCTGTTGGGGCATACGGTGCCGCAGCATATACCCGAGTGCGGTTTGAATTTGTATCCGGTGGCGAAGCATGCGCTCTGCACGCTCGATGAGGTCTTGCGCCGTGAGCTCTTTCCGCACAAGCTGATGCGTTTGTCG TCCATTAGTCCCGGTTTGACGCGCACTGACTTTGGCGGCGCGCCAACTGAGGATGAGAAGAAGAAATGGGAGGAAATGATAGAACctgatgaaattttattgccCGAGGATGTGGCGCGTGGTGTGAATTTCATACTCGCCTCGCCGCCGCATGTGACTATCGCGAATTTGTTGATGGTGCCGGCGCGTGAGAAATATTGA
- the LOC105216256 gene encoding enoyl-CoA delta isomerase 2-like, translating to MSATNNGNNAQRTTDITTDNTTAPTAVTPTARLPGAYSELDVQQRGPICVITFNRRAVCNALTRRGYYELIRALADATFDDTITTIVITGAAGYFSAGNDLTQLRRYGDAKAFLRSADYVLRLLIKAFIFCPKVLVALVDGACIGMGFVFAALCDVVYCTERAYFQAPFTQLGICPEGCLTYLLPQLLGRVKAAELLLFGASMSAEEALHFNFVARIIPTTEVETQFWSPLEQRARLPVESLRATKRLFSQSERTQLLQTLQAECREALHLRMGGTYQRAIAAFVERKGRESGELNKSKL from the coding sequence ATGAGTGCAACAAATAACGGGAATAACGCGCAGCGCACAACAGACATCACCACAGACAACACAACCGCACCAACGGCAGTCACACCCACAGCACGCTTGCCCGGCGCATACAGCGAATTGGATGTGCAGCAACGCGGTCCGATATGCGTGATCACGTTCAATCGCCGCGCTGTGTGTAACGCGCTCACTCGCCGCGGTTACTACGAATTGATACGCGCGCTCGCCGATGCCACATTCGATGACACGATTACCACCATCGTTATAACAGGCGCCGCCGGCTACTTTTCAGCAGGCAATGACCTAACACAACTGCGCCGATATGGCGATGCCAAAGCGTTCCTGCGCTCCGCCGACTATGTGCTGCGCTTGCTGATCAAAGCATTCATTTTCTGTCCGAAGGTGTTGGTGGCGCTCGTCGATGGCGCCTGCATTGGCATGGGTTTCGTATTCGCTGCGCTTTGTGACGTCGTCTACTGCACGGAACGCGCCTACTTCCAAGCGCCTTTCACACAGCTCGGCATCTGTCCTGAAGGTTGTCTCACCTACTTGTTGCCGCAATTGTTGGGGCGCGTCAAAGCGGCGGAGCTGTTGTTGTTCGGCGCATCTATGAGCGCGGAAGAGGCGctgcattttaattttgtagcGCGCATAATTCCAACCACGGAGGTAGAGACTCAATTTTGGTCGCCGCTGGAGCAGCGCGCACGTTTGCCGGTAGAGTCGCTGCGCGCCACAAAGCGTCTGTTTAGTCAGTCGGAGCGCACACAATTGTTGCAAACGCTGCAGGCTGAATGTCGCGAAGCCCTGCACTTGCGCATGGGTGGGACATATCAGCGTGCCATTGCGGCGTTCGTAGAGCGTAAGGGGCGGGAAAGTGGCGAGTTGAATAAAAGTAAATTGTGA